The DNA region TCTTATGGAGATTTCATCCATCAGAGGGTTACCTGATATGGTAAGAATAAGGATATATATAGCCCTTCTGATTAGTTGTTTTTCGGATCTAGGGTAAATTCATTTATATTCTGTGACTAAATTAATCTAAGTTGGAACTTGGAACCATTTTAACACATGATGAGTTAAGATATAGTATTTGGTTGGAAAATAAGGCAAATATCTAGTATAGTGATAATTGAATCTTTCTGGCTATGAACATTCTGAAAGTTTTTATGGTATATGAAGTATGATGTTTTCTGATTTCGAAGGAGCAAGAAATAATGGAGGACCCTACTTTTCTCCATCAGTGGCATTTGAGTTCTATTGATGACCTTAACTTACTGCCAATAGCTGCTGCTTTTGGAGAGACTTTACAACATCATGCATTCACTTATCCAAACTTCAACCCCAAAACTTCCATGGAAACTGCACTTGCTGACATTGAAAGAGACACAAAACatcacaacaaaaacaacatcagCTTGAATCCCAATTAAAAAAGTGCTCAGACATCATCAGAGACACAATTTGTCTCTTTCCCAAATCTTTTCTCATTTGTGGATTCCAATCAGACAACTCCTCCAGACAGTATCTCTCAAGGAACCTTGCTGGGGAATCATAATAACTATGTCTTCAAGGCATGCCAAGAAGCCAAAAAGACTGGGAAACGTTATAAACATTCTCAACCTCAAGACCACATCATAGCTGAAAGGAAGCGGCGAGAGAAGCTCAGCCAGCGGTTCATTGCTTTATCTGCCCTTGTTCCTGGACTACAGAaggtataaagaaaaatatggtCTGCTTTTACTGTATATATGTTGAACACATATTGGAGTATTAGTCCTTGAAATTGTATAGCTGGTATCATATATATGTTAGTTCCTCTTATATCTCACTTTGGTCCATAAAATTTGAAAGGACTAATAACTTGGTATGGCTTTAGCAGATTTAAAGTTTAAAGATCAATGCGTAAACATAAACAAATTCAAAGATTAAACTACAAGTGGAAGataattttaaggattaaattgtCTATTAATTAACTCTTTAACTAGctgtatataaatataagaaactAATACAAAAATTCAGATTTTGGTTTGGTAATTTGTCATTAGTGTGTGCTTCTAACACATGCATTGGTCTCATTTTACAGTGTGCTACTAATAACAGACGGATAAAGCTTCTGTTCTTGGAGATGCTATCAAATACTTGAAGCAGCTGCCGGAGAAAGTAAAGGCTCTTGAGGAGGAACAAATCATGAAGGAAATACTTGAACTATGCTAATTAAGTTGCctaatattttacttttcatcAATTCTTGCAAACCAAGCATCATTCTCCCTCCCCTCtcctttaattaaataaaaaaagtagtaTAATTAGTACCCCACTATGAAGCCTTTACCTTTTTAGCATCTAAAgctaatgaaaagaaattgatataaaatttgcTGAAATCATAATCGCATGGTAGTGCATAATCACACATATCAATgttaatttgaaatataaaatataggcTAAATTACACTTTTGtcctttattatatatttaaggtttatctttaaaaaaaaattgttttgattatttatcttttaaattttgatcaatttaCTCCTTTTGAAATAAtgttcactttttttattttgtgacccgattttaaactttattttaataagtCATTCTCAATATCATTCTCTTCTCTGTTTTAGATGTGCATTTCTCATACTATTTGCGCAATTAGTCAAAAAATTCCTCTTTCAATTAtcttaaattatcattttttgtctttatttttatatttaatcttcTTAGATTTACATTCCTTTCAATCTAACttagtttttcaaaaataaattatcaataataaaataaatttatatcataattcaaatgatttaatataaatttaaaattaacatatatattttatatattaaaatttatttatttattatgatttttaatagaatataacttttatattggaaatatttatttacagtgaattttatttatataaaatactatcaatcattttaattttgaaatatatctaattgatttgaaagtatatgttttattttgtgcCGACACATTTGAAATATATCTAACAGATATGGAAGCTGTCatgcattgtttttttttttttttgccgagagtcttttttcttttgagaaGCTGTCAATTGTCATGCACTGCTTATTCCTTGGGCTGTTCTTTCCTGCACCAAAAAATTGTTTCCTgcgtcatttttaatttttgaattggtcaatttaaaatgtaaatttaagatataaattatattcCGGATTAATTATACATTTTGGATTTCAAAATGACTAAtacaaaagatttaaaaaaaaatcggaAACGTGCAGAGGAAATTTtgggtgcaggaagcaacagGCTATTCCTTAttgtgtttttatgtgttctttggttttattTTCGGCCCGTCTATGTGCTACTTAGGCCTTAGTCACCTTTTTGTTGGTACATATGCATTATATTTTTGTGGGCCCATAAATCTTGGTATTTTTTACATGCATACCAGCTCGAGGTTGAAGTTTATTGTCGATTCTTCTAAAAAATTAGTGTTGAATCTGACGTTCATACTACATCACGCCCATGCACACTCTTTTTACTGTCACAATTTATGAACTTTATACTCTCAACAAATGGCAACTAAATTGGTGTTTTCACACTCTTGCATGGCTTTAAAGGTAACTATTTTCGAAGCATGTTTGTAGAGTTGATAAATTTGGTTTCTCAAGAGTCTCTAGCTACTTCTGTAACCTTAAATGAACAACATAGTTTTGGACTTGCTTCATAGCGCATAGAGTGATAGTTTGAGAAATGAAATGTTTGGTGTTTGAGATGGTGATGGCCATGAATGAAAAAGGTAAAATCAACCTTCCTCACAAGAGTGTGCATAGGTTGTTCTTTGCTTTGATGAAGATGATGCAGTGTGTTGTAGAGGATGAtggtgaaaataaataaagcatgAAAACCAAATTGAATAAATCATTGCAAGATCGTAAATAAAGAAATGCTTCACCTTAACAACTTTTTAaggattttttcttttacatttagGCTTTAATTAACtctaattttagtcttttaaattttgtttgcacatttagttttatcatttctaaaactaattaattttgatccatGGTGTCAATTTTTTAAACGAAAGTTATTAATGTATCTTGTCAATGATGGTGTAACACAGACATATTGACATAACAAATAATGTGACAATTCAATACATATGTTGATGTAACATTAAGAATGTATTGATGTGacataaaaaactaaattgacATATTATATTATCTCTTACATTAACATGTCAATGTTACATCATCATTAACAAGATTAATAATTTTCATTGATGTAAACTAACATTAGACTAAAATTGtcaacttaaaaaaatgtaaaggaataaaatgcaattaaaaaaattcaaagaccAAAATTGTACAACATAAAACTATAATATGAAAAGTGAATTTAAACCTTTGCACTTACAACAGCAATCAGTGTTACAAAATTTTGCTAAGGCCAAAATTAAgggtttgaaaaaatatttaatgtcttAATTAGTTGGGCCTTGTGGAAAGAGTTAAACCTTCACAACCCACCCAAAATAAAATAGACCCGGGGTGGGTCCACTCCACAATAGATAAATCGTGTATTGCAAAATTGCAACTtgcaagaaagaagaaagaaaggaaagaggTGTGAAGTGTGTGAGTCTGAGAGAAGAGAACTTAGAGAAATGGAACTACGTGAGCTTGGAAGAACCGGACTGAAACTCAGCACTGTAGGATTCGGAGCTTCTCCACTGGGCAATGTCTTCGGCGATGTTTCCGAGGAACAAGCCAACGCTTCCGTTCGCCTCGCTTTCCAATCCGGCATCAATTTCTTCGACACTTCTCCGTACTACGGAGGGACACTGTCGGAAAAAGTTCTGGGAAAGGCACTGAAGGCTCTGGGAGCTCCGAGGAACTCGTACGTTGTGGCAACGAAGTGCGGACGGTACAAGGAGGGTTTCGATTTCAGCGCGGAGAGAGTGACGAGAAGCATTGAAGAGAGCTTGGAAAGGTTGCAGCTTGACTACGTCGACATTCTCCAATGCCACGACATCGAGTTCGGCTCCTTAGACCAGGTAACCTGTCGTTTCTTATTGTGCTTGTTGCGTTTCAATAATGTGAAGTAGCAGTAGCCGTAGTGCGTGTTTGGTTTCACCTTGGAGAATTGATTTTGCCTAGATTTATCACATGTTTGGTTTCAAGTTGGAGAAGAGTTTGGAATTGATTCTGAGTCAAGAATTTATTCGAGTTTAAATAGCTTTGAGTAATTTTTGCATTAGATCCAAAACTTTTATAGTGAGTTTTACTCTTAACTTGATCCAAACATAAATCATATCACTTCcaaatcaattttaaccaatattaattttgtcaatGCTTATCCAAACATGGATGTAAATGACTGTTGTTGGGTAGGTTGTGAATGAGACGATTCCAGCGCTTGTGAAGCTGAAGGAAGCAGGGAAGGCGCGGTTCATTGGAATAACAGGGCTTCCTTTGGGGATTTTCAGTTACGTGCTTGATAGGGTTCCGCCTGGGACGCTGGATGTTGTGCTTTCATATTGCCATTACTGTGTGAATGACACTAGCTTGGGGGATTTGGTGCCCTATTTGAAGACCAAAGGGGTTGGCATTATCAATGCTTCTCCCTTGTCTATGGGCCTTCTCACCGAGTCTGGCCCGCCTGAATGGCATCCCGCATCACTGGAACTCAAGGTTTGCTTCTTTTCACACTTACTGATGGTTCTGTTATGTGTTTACAATTTCATTGAAGTGTAATTCAATTCACATTAGGTCGATAGCCATGGTTCAATGTTCTCTTAAAGCAAGCCATTGTTGAGTTTGATTATAAAACTACATTATATTTGTatgtgagggggggggggggggggggggggtgagtgAGTAAGAGAGAGAATGAGTGTGAATAAGAAATTTGTACCCACCCCATCATTTGCCAAAAGTTTGTGATTAAATTTCTTGTACACCGGCAATTTTCTTATCCAAGTGGAAAATGTTTACAATAAGATCTGAAAGTAGTGAATATGTATGTGGGAGAGAGGGGGAGGGGAGAGTGTCCTAGTTCTGCTAAAAAATGTcagaaaacattaaaaaaaacagaatcaaaatttgaagcCATGCATGTATGCACACTTAAAAAGAAGGAAGTCAAATTAGTCAACCTATTGGAAGAAAGATCGTGACTTTCATCATTCTTTTGCCAGATTAGggaattatctttattattttgttcaatCCAGATTCAAGTAACATTGCCTACTAAATTATGTTCTCAAACGTCTTTAAACCACATTTCTATTCAATCTCTGTTTTTTGCTTATGCTCTGGTACACGTTTCATTAAAACtgaattgattttatgtatttaatttgGAACTTTGCAGTCTGCATGTCAAGCTGCTGCTACCCAttgtaaagaaaaaggaaaaaacatttCAAAGTTAGCATTGCAGTACAGCTTGTTAAATAAGGAAATCACATCAGTGCTTGTAGGCATGAAGTCTGTTGAACAGGTTTGTTTTCATATGCTTCCTGAATAGCCATATTTAATTGTATATGTCTTTATTGTGAAAATCTATGAAATTTTGTGGATAATGCTGAAAGCTTGCTCTAGAGTTTTCATACAGCTTGGTCTATAAATTAGTCACCtctttctttgttgttttcattgatGCATAAGTGAGAATCTTCCTTTGTAAAATATGTACGGCCTTTGTCATCTGCCCTTGTCATACCtaccaactaaaaaaaataaaaataaaaagaaaccagACATGAGCATAAATAAAGGTTCACGCTAATGTAATGTTTTTTATCCGATACTGTAAGTTAATGGGCAGCACTGTATGAGGAAAATACTAAGGAAATTTCCTGGCTCTAATTGATGGTAGTACTGCAAACTGTAGCTGTTTGTTTTACTACTGTTGTGGCACTCTTTCATGTGATTATATGTCTTTTATCTTATTATACCATATTGGTGGAGTTTAGGTTATTGATGGAGTTCATAGAAAGTCTTTTAAGAACAGTagtatgaaaaatgaaataaactcaGCAACTCATTAGCTACTATAATTAATAATGTCTCAATACATTATTGGCCTAGTATACCTAATTTAGGTGCACCCCAGTTTATGCAAGAATTTTTGAACTTCAGTTTGTGTAATATGAATTAGTCACTTAATAAGACTGACCTGTTCTAACTGGGATAACCTTACAAATTAGGTGGAGGAAAATGTTGCTGCCGCAAGAGAACTTGCAACTTCTGGAATTGATGAAGAGACTCTGTCTGAAGTCGAAGCTATTCTGAAGCCTGTTAAAAACCAGTCGTGGCCAAGTGGAATCCAGCAGAGCTGATGTTTATTTTACCACCTGGTATTACCTATGGAGACATCCATTCCTGTTGTTGACAATGTTCTTCACTCAAATAATCCGATTCAATAAGAGAAATTGCTTTGAAAGTATTAGGATCCACTGTctcaataatttttgtttgtggTCTAGAGTGTCCAATAATACATTTCTCACTAGAAATGCTATTCATCTTCGGCTTCTGGAGAGTAAGAGCCTGTCTTCTAGGTGAACCCGTAAATAGTTGGTTGAACTGGTTTGTAAAAgcacaatgtaaaaaaaaaatggcaataATTTGTTCTCCtttacatgttattttttaaaatttaattagaatatagtCAGTGTAAACCTTTTGCACATGGTCAGGCAATTTTGCAGTCATATCATTTtctaggcttaaatatattagagattcttaaaatatatttgaattttgcaaTTGATCCCTAAAACATTTTTGTTGATTCATGTCGTCAATCACTGTCTAAAATGGGATGACGTGTTCATTAGTTAAATAGGTCAACGATACATGTGCGGAGTCATATCAGAGGTACCAACGACATGGTGTACCACTACACTTCCGTCAGTCCCATTGTCTCTCTCCATCACAAATGCCTCTTTGCTACT from Glycine soja cultivar W05 chromosome 8, ASM419377v2, whole genome shotgun sequence includes:
- the LOC114421349 gene encoding L-galactose dehydrogenase codes for the protein MELRELGRTGLKLSTVGFGASPLGNVFGDVSEEQANASVRLAFQSGINFFDTSPYYGGTLSEKVLGKALKALGAPRNSYVVATKCGRYKEGFDFSAERVTRSIEESLERLQLDYVDILQCHDIEFGSLDQVVNETIPALVKLKEAGKARFIGITGLPLGIFSYVLDRVPPGTLDVVLSYCHYCVNDTSLGDLVPYLKTKGVGIINASPLSMGLLTESGPPEWHPASLELKSACQAAATHCKEKGKNISKLALQYSLLNKEITSVLVGMKSVEQVEENVAAARELATSGIDEETLSEVEAILKPVKNQSWPSGIQQS